Below is a genomic region from Flavobacterium ginsengisoli.
AAAACGAAGGCATTAAAGTAGTCAACAATCAGATTGTAGATTTTGAGAAACATTTCTGGAAACCAGAAGTTGAAATTTAAAAACAATCATATCTCATCTGTCAGGCTGAGCGGAGTCGAAGCCCAATCAAGTAATAAGCCCTTCGACTTCGCTCAGGGTGACAAAGGTAGTTTCACCTCATTATTTTTAAATCAAGCAAATCACAAAACTCGTTTTATCTTCGTCCGTTTGATAACTTAAATAACCTCCATGAGCTTCTATAATGTTTTTAGAAAGCGTCAAACCAATTCCCGCTCCATCTTTTCTAGTGGTGAAAAATGGCAAGAAAACTTTATCTCTAATTTCTGCGTCTACTCCTTTTCCGTTGTCTGAAATCACAATGAAAAAGCGATTATTTTCTGTATAACTGGAAATTATTAATTTCTTTTCTGTTTTTTCTTTTAATGCATGAATACTATTGGTAATCAAATTGATAATTACCTGCTCCATCTGATTTTTATCAATCATAATAGAACGCGAACTGTGTATTTCGTTCACCAATTCTATTCCTTCTTCTTTCAAAATCGGACTCATAATTCGAAGGCAATCTTCAAACAAGGCATTGATTGGCGTCATTTGTTTGTTCGGCGTTGGCAACATTGCCAGTTTTCGGTAATTCTCCACAAAAAACTGCAAATGATCACTTCTATTTATGATTGTCGAAATACTGCTTTTAATGTCTTCAAAATCATCTTCTTCCAACTCTTCCTGATCTACAATATGAAGCAAATTCTGCGAAAGCGCGCGGATAGGCGTTAAAGAATTCATTAATTCATGCGAAATAATCTTCATCAAATTAATCCATGCTTCTTTTTCTTTTTTCTCGATAACGCGCTGGATACTGTCGAGCAAAATGATAAAATACTCTTTATCGTAGGTTTGCGTATACGAAGTCTGCAACATAAATGTCTGCAAATCCTGATCTTCAATTTTGATTGAAATGGCGGTTTTTAATTCGGTAAAACCAACCTTTTCAATTTCGCCACACAAACTCGGAATATAGTTTTTCAGGTATTTCCA
It encodes:
- a CDS encoding sensor histidine kinase — encoded protein: MKNWKFYNALFVRVLFVMVLFLASALLFYKGFQYNALLVGVFVLIFLFEMYFFVKNQLLFYDKTINSILHDDFSAHFPEEHKKDNFNSLYHLYDTLKVQKQEQISKELIYRSILNSIDTAVLILEKENEDWSIFIMNDCFSKLFKVPKVSHWKYLKNYIPSLCGEIEKVGFTELKTAISIKIEDQDLQTFMLQTSYTQTYDKEYFIILLDSIQRVIEKKEKEAWINLMKIISHELMNSLTPIRALSQNLLHIVDQEELEEDDFEDIKSSISTIINRSDHLQFFVENYRKLAMLPTPNKQMTPINALFEDCLRIMSPILKEEGIELVNEIHSSRSIMIDKNQMEQVIINLITNSIHALKEKTEKKLIISSYTENNRFFIVISDNGKGVDAEIRDKVFLPFFTTRKDGAGIGLTLSKNIIEAHGGYLSYQTDEDKTSFVICLI